The stretch of DNA ACGGCTATCCCAACGGCCTCCTACGTCCATAAACAAGGAACCGAATTCACTAACGCCGTGCCATTTGTTGGTTTTGAAGATATCGCTAATGGAAACTTTCAGGTTACCACGGCCTCCCAATACTTTCTTTTGTACACCTGCATCCATACTCCACATCTCATCCATATTAAACGTTCCTCCCCAAAGGCCAGGCGCATTATACCAGCCAGATAATTCGAAGGAGACATCCTTAGGCAGGCGGAAAGTGTGTTGGCTATAAAGGTTGAACGAAGTCGCATCAAGGTCTACTTTATTGCCGCGCAAACTCTCTGCTTTATTTTGGCTATAAGTTCCGGTCAAGCTGGTATAAGAACTCCACCATTTAGCCAAAGGAACTGGCGCACTAAAATTCAAGCTGTATACGTATTGGTCATCTAGATTCAACCAGGTAATATAACTGGCTTTTTCACCAGAAGCCTCCGTTTGACGGGTAATCAAATCCTGGGTGTGGCTAAAGCTGAAGGTGGTATTAAAGCGATAGTTGAACGAATGAGACAGCTGAAAATTATTGGCATATTCTGGTTGCAAGAAAGGATTACCTTGCTGAAAAGTCAACTCATCCAGCTTGTCTTCAAATGGATTTAAATCCTGATAAGATGGGCGATTGATCCTGCGGCTATAAGACAATTGGAAGGTATTTTTCTGGTTCATGGCATAAGTCAAGCCAGCAGAAGGAAATAAATTGACATAGTCTCGTTCCACAAAATCATTATCCGTCGGCTTTGCACTAGTCAAATCACCAGAGGAATGGGTATGTTCCAGTCGAAGCCCCGCTTGTAGTCCCCATTTTTTGATTTGCTTGGCGTAGTTCACATAACCTGCATTTACATTTTCTTTGTATTCAAACTGGTTGCTCCGATCCAAGTCAAGTATATTTTCTTCATTAATCACATTGAAGAAATCAAAGGTATTATCTGTTCTTACCAAAGAGAATTTGGCTCCTATTTCCGCCTTACCTCCGAAAAGTGGACGTTCATGATCCAGTTTCAAGGTGTAGATATCAATATTGGAAGGTGTATTATTGGCAAAGATACGCTCGGAAAGCGTTTCCGTTTCGGTGGCATCTTTATAAAAATTGGGCTGGTAGGAATCGCCGGTGTTTCTGAACAGGCCATAGTCAGCGTCAACGTTCCAAACTTTACCCTTACCATCATCAATTTTATAGTTGAGGTTAAAATTGAAATTATCACGCTCGCTGTTTTGGGTATTATTCGCAACCAACACGCTATCAAAAGCAGATTCGCCTAGCATACCTATAAAGGTTCTACTATTGTTGCTACTTCCGCTTTCATTGAGGTTTCCATTTACCAAAAATCCAAGTGTCTGCGTGTTCGTCAGGAAGAAGTCTGTACCGAATCGGAAATTCTGCCCACCCCAATTGGACTCACTGAGACCATTTTGATCGAAAACAAGGTCTGACTGCTCCCGATAAATGCTCATATAGTTACGGTTCTCTCCTTCATAAAAACCAATCGAACCGAAAGCATTCAGGTGCTTGTTTCTGAAGTTGCCATTGATAGAACCATTGTATTGACCCACTTGACCCATCGAACCGCCAAGGTTGAGATTGGCGTTGGCACCTAGTCGCTTATCTTTTTTCATCCTGATATTGATGATACCGGCTGTACTTTCGGCATCATAACGAGAGGATGGATTGGTAATAATTTCTATCGCTTCAATCTCGGTACTTTGCACCGTTTTCAGGAAAGAAGCCAAATCCGCCGAACTCAAAGGTGAAGGTTTGCCATCGATATAAATTTGGACACCTGTACGCCCCAACATGGAGATATTGTCATTATTGTCAACAACTACGCCTGGAGATTTACGCAGCAAGTCCATGGCATTATTGCCGGTGGCGTTGATACTGCCTTCTACATTGAGCACCATCTTGTCGGGCCTGATTTCTAGCAGGGGTTTCTCTGCCTTGACCACCACCTCACTGAGGTTCGTAGCGCCTGCTTGCAAATTAATCGTTTCGATGTTCAACTTTTGTCCATCTGCCAGGTTGATGATCGCAGATTGGTAGGTAGGTAGGCCAACATAAGAAATATCCAGCCAGTAAGCGCCTTGTGGCACCTGCAAAATAGCAAAACCACCATCTTCTTTGGTGTATTCTATTTTGAACAGACTTGAATCTTTGGCTAATTTTAAAACGACGTTGGCGAAAGCAACCGGATTTCCGTCGGGGTCTTGGACCTTCCCTGTGATAAGTCCTTTTTCGCTTTGTGCCCACAAGGTTTGACTTGACAATAGCACAACAGCCCCCAATAGAAGAGAGATCTTCTTAAATAACATAGTCGGAGTGATTTAAAATTTTTGAATAACAGTCGGGACAAATGTAAAAATACCAGATAAACATGCCGATTCTTTTCGACGAACGGGGAGACTTCTGGGATTTATTCCTCAATGCGCCTCCCAAAAGCTATTTATTAGCATTATTACCCTCCCGCTTCGCCCAATATCGCTACTTTTTTCAGCCACCGCTCCAATGAAAGGGTTGATTTAGTCTTCATCCCACCAATCGTTGCAAAACGAGCTTTGTATCCACAAAAACCCAAAATCACCCTTTTCATCGCTTTATGACCAGGGCTGCCATAAACTATCCGATAATACCAAAGGGGTGCATCCATAGTGGTGATTACCCGAGTCGTTTTTCCCTTCATTAGTTTATCCCAAAGCTGACTATTTTCACGGTATTTAAAACTAAAACCGGGAAGAAAAACGCGATCTATGAAACCTTTCAACAAAGCCGGTAGGCCACCCCACCAGGTAGGATAAACCCAAACGGTGTGGTCTGCTTCCTTTAGAAGCTGCTGCGCACGAATAAGATCTGGCTCTAATTCGGTTCGCTTTTTATAACCGTAATGCAAAATGGGATCAAACGTCAGGTCAATTAAATGGAGGGTTTTCACTTCCAATGCTTTATTCTTTTTAGCCCCCAATGCATAAGCCTCACAAAGAGCTGCACAATAGCTTTCTTTATCTGGATGTCCATTGACAATCAATATTTTTTTCATGTTAAGGGTTGTTGAATGTAGAAAATAAGATATTAGTCCATTTGGACTAAGGCAAAGATGCAATATTTTTGTAATTAGCGCAAGTGGACTAAAAAAATATTTGCTTTTTAGTACGAATCGTATTATACTTGCAGTACGAATCGTACTAAATATGATCACAAGAATCACCGCACTAGATTATGCCATTATGGGGCTTTTACAAGAAGGGGCCAAAACGGGCTATGTTATTCGCCAGGTTTTTGAACAAACGGCCCTGGGCACTTATAGCAGTAGCCCTGGAAGTATCTATCCGGCCTTGAAAAAATTAGAAAAGCGAGCATTAGTGATTAAAAAAGCCCTTGCAAAAGGAGATAAAGAACAATTCGTCTTACTCCCTGCTGGGAAAACAGCACTCTTGGCTTGGTTAAACAGTGAGTTGCAAAAAGAGGATATCGAAAAACACATGACGGAGGTGCTCCTAAAATTTGCCTTTATGGAAACTTTATTGAGCAAAAAAAAACGAATTGATTTTTTAAAAAATTTAGCAGCGCTGTTGGAAGAACATATTCATGAATTGAAAACATTTCACCAAATGCATACCGACCTCCTCAGTCTGCATGGCCGACTGGCCCTGGAAAACGGAATCGAAGGGCAAGCAGCACATCTTCGGTGGACCAGGCATGCGATCAAGGAAATCCGGCACGCCATTTAATCAGCTAAAACCCAATCACATGACGAAAGCAATTCACCTTTTTTGGCAAATTCCAGCCCTTACCCTTAGTTTATTTATGTGCTTTGTAATCGGAGGGCTGCTCTCTGGTCTGAGCAGTAGTGCAGCAAGTGAGGCTAGCCCTGAGGCAATGGAGGCGGCAGCCCAAACAGCAGGCCTGCTACTATTGGCATGTTTGATGACCGCGGTTGTAATCGCCTTCCCCATCCGGTATGCCCGTTGGGGGGGACTGAAGCTGACCCTGGCCATTTTCTTGCTCTACTTCGGCATTTCCACTTTCATGACACAGATTGAGAGTATCTTTTTTAATGGCGCTTTGCAAATACCATCAAATATGGTTTGGCAAATTATCCTTTCTGGCCTCCTCACTGCCATTTTATTTTCTCCCTTAGCCGTATGGATCATGGGAAAAATGCGAAATCCTTCTCTTGCGGCCACCGCCATACCAATAAACAGGCTAGTAAAGCCTGGCCTAGTAATTGCAGTCCTTTACCTGATTATCTACCTACTCTTTGGCTATTTCCTTGCTTGGCAATCACCCGCTGTCAGGACCTTTTATACGGGCTCAACAGATATCCTTCCTTTTGGCGAACATATGTTGGATCTCCTTAAGCATAACCCGACCTTGTTATTATTCCAGCTTTTCAGAGGTATACTTTGGGGCGCATTGGCATGGCTAGTCATGCGCATGACAAATGGCAATTGGCTGCTTAAAGCTGTTTTTATCGGTTTGCTTTTTGGTATTATGGCGACTGGTGGGCTTTTACTCCCCAATCCTTTCATGCCTGCGGAGGTGCGTTGGGCACATTTTTGGGAAACGAGTACTTCCAATTGTTTGTTTGGGATAAGCTGTGGGTATGTGCTACGACCTTTAGATAGTTGAAAAGGGCTTGAAAGTTTAGTGCCGTAGGCACAAGCAAAAAAGGTTGAAGATGAATTGCGATAAATCCTTATCTTAGTAGTTTGACGGAAATAAATGATAAAACTTTTTTAAAAGATTCGCGAATATTTTCACACAACTTCCTTTCTGGCAGTTGCTTTGAAAATTTTAGCGAATCAAAAGTTGTATCATTTATTTTTTTTCCGTCTCTTAGAGCAAATGACCACAGCAGAAAAAATACGAGACAAAGCCTGCGAACTCTTTAACGAAAAAGGCATAGCTGAGGTATCCATCCGCGATATCGCCGCGGCTTTGGATATTAGCCATGGCAATTTACGTTACCATTACCCAGGGAAAGGACTTATTATTGAAGCCATTTTTCAGGCCTGCCTGGAGGCATCTGATAAAGTGATGGAACAATTGGATCATCCTGCCGTGGAGTTATCGACCATCTTAATGGCCACCGCACAACAAGCCGTCAAGTTTTGGGAATTTCGTTTTTTACTAAAAGACCTACTGGCTATTACCCAGCAATACCCAAAGGTAGGAGATGCCCTGCGGCAAATGTACCGGCACAGAGAGCAACAATTAAACAATATTTTTCAATATCTTCATCATAAGGGATTGCTCCAGGAAGAAGTATTCCCGGGGTATTACAAAATGGTCATTGAAAATTGCCTGATGGCCACTGATTTTGGCATTTCCTTTGTGGAACTAAACTACCCCAATGTGCCTGAAACAGAAAAGATTCACCGCTACCACCTTAGCTGGTTCGTCCCAATGTTGGCTTGCCTAACGGAAAAAGGACAGAATGAAATATTTCCTTTGTTACAGGATTGGAGGGGTGGGAGCAGTAACGTTTTTTTTATGTCGGCCTCGAAGTGACAGGCTCACGAGCGGTTTTTGGGGGATGTGAAGGTATTGGAGGTTGGGGCAAGCCATAGCGACACAGGTGAATTTGAAATTGTCATTGCCATTGCCACGGAAGCCAACTGGAGCTATTGAACCACCAGTCTTCTCCCCAAACCAGCTCCCTCCAATCCCATCGGGATTGACCCTCGGTAGCCCCGGTGCGATATCGATCCATTCATACCGTAGGTATGAGCCAAATGAATCATCCTGGTGCCCAAATCGTATAATCGGCGCCCCAGCGACACAGCCGCAATTTTAATTTTGATTTTGATTGCCATTTTGATTCTATTGGTGCTTAGGTTTTATTTGGACGTGGAGGTAGTGGAGGTGGAGAGGTATTGGAGGTTTGGCTTGCGGTTTTTTTGGACGTGGTAGTGGAGGTTTGGGGCAAGCCCCAGCGACACAGCCGCCATTTTAATTTTGATTTTGATTTTAATTTTGATTTTAATTTTGATTTTGATTCCATAGGGTGGTTTATCCGCACAGCTAGCGACAACACTTTTTAAACCAATATTTTTTAATCATTTTAAAATCTTATTATCCATTCCCTATTCAGTGCCCCGACCCCACTCGAAAAGCTCAAAAGCCCTAAAGAAGGGGTGCAGCTTTTTATCAAGCGAGATGATCTCCTGCATCCGGAAGGGGATGAATATTTCTGTGGTAATAAGTGGCGGAAGCTAAAATACAATCTAATAAAGGCAAGGGCCGAGGGGCATCAGCAATTGCTCACCTTCGGAGGGGCCTTCTCCAATCACATCGCGGCAGTAGCCAGTGCAGGACAATTATTTGGGTTTAAAACCATCGGCATCATCAGGGGGGAAGCACAGGTTTCACTTAATCCCACCTTACAACATGCCGAAGCAATGGGTATGAGACTGGTCTATTGGGATAGAGCAAGGTATCGCGAAAAAGAAAATCCTGCGGCTATCGCTGCCTTGAAAAAATCATTTGGCTCCTTTTACCTGCTACCGGAAGGAGGGACGAATGCCTTGGCACTTCAGGGCGTTGGAGAACTCGTCAGTGAGCTTCGGGCACAAATCAAACTCGATCATCAAACTTATCTCACCCTTAGCTGTGGAACAGGCGGTACCATGGCCGGCGTCATTCTTGCCCTGCAAGGCCAGGCAAACGTCATTGGTTTTCCGGCTTTAAAAGGCGATTTTTTACAAACCGAGATCGAAAATTTACTCCTGCAACCCGGGAAAAAATTGACCAGTTGGTCTTTACAAACGACTTATCATTTCGGAGGTTATGCAAAACACCAGGCAGAACTCCTTTCTTTTATGCATCTATTTAAGGCCAATAATGACATTAAACTTGATCCTATTTATACAGGAAAATTGGGTTTTGGGGTACATGATCTCATCCAAAAAGGCTATTTTCTGACAGGAAGTACCATCATTATGATTCATACGGGTGGCTTGCAGGGGATCAAGGGGTTTCAGCAACGATTTCCGGGTTTCTTGGATTTGTAAGCCATCTTTATCCTACGCATAAAAATAAACCGATTGCTCAATAACCTAGCCAATAACTAAAATACGTTTGTAAAAACATTGAAATACGGCTAATTTTGTAACAAAACTCTTTTCTGCTGTTAGACCTGCTGTGGGTAGATTTTATATAAGGAATGAATAAATAATTTAATGTTAGATGAAACTTCTATACACAAGGTCTTTTATCCAACCTAAATCCTATGAAAATGAGGTATTTTCTTCTTTTACTGACGTTTGTAAGCATCCTCGCATGTAATACCAAAAAAACAGAGGCTGAGCTCACCCAAATCCCCCAAATAAGCATGTGTGTCCCGAAAGGATTGGCCGTCGATGCCCTGGCTGAAATCCAGGGAACGCTGCCTCTCTTTGAAGGCTTAGGAAGCTTGCGCTTCCCTATCACGACCAACTCCGAGCTGGCGCAAAAATACTTTGAACAAGGATTTAAATTAACGGTAGGTTTTAACCATGCCGAAGCCGTTCGTTCTTTTCGCTACGCGATCAAACAAGATGAAAATTGTGCCATGTGTTATTGGGGACTGGCCTACGCATTAGGCCCCAATTACAATGCGGTGATGGAGCCAGAAGTGGTAACCGTGGCTTATACGGCGGTGCAGAATGCCCTAAAACTTAAGGATAAGGTGACACCAAAGGAAGCAGCCTTTATTGAAGCCATGGCGACACGTTATCCGATGGCCCCTGTAGATGATCGTTCCACTTATGACCAGGCTTATGTAGCGGCTATGCGGCAAGTGAAGCAACAATTACCAGATGATGAGGAAGCGACAACTTTGCTGGCAGAGGCCATCATGGATACCCATCCTTGGGACCTCTGGGAAAAATCGGGCGACATCAAACCCTGGACGGGGGAGATCTTAAGCCTCCTGGAATCGGTATTGACAAAAAATCCTGATCATCCTATCGCCATTCACCTTTATATCCACGCCACCGAAGCTTCCCAACAACCAGAAAAAGCCTTGCCCTATGTGGATAGATTACCCGAAATCACACCTGGTGCTGGCCATTTGGTGCACATGCCTTCTCATACTTATATTCGGACGGGCCATTATTACAAAGGGATGCAGGTGAACCAAAAAGCGGTAGCTGTAGATAGTAATTACCTGACTAGTTGCCATGCGGCAGGTTTTTATCCCCTGGCGCTTTTTCCACACAACTACCACTTCCTTACCGGTTGCGCCGGATTTGCAGGCAACGGAGCGGTGTCTGTCGAGGCCGCTCACCGCATGGTGGCCAAGTTGGATACTTCCCTGATGCGACAGGAGGGCTACGCCTTTATCCAACACTTTGAGACCATCCCCTTGTATGTGAAGGTCAAATTCGCCAAATGGAACGATATCCTGGCTACCCCTCAGCCTACCCAAGACTTACTATACCCTCGCGCCATTTGGCATTATGCCCGTGGCATGGCATACCATGGCCTTGGCCAACTCGACAAAGCCAAAGCGGAATGGAACGAGCTGCAAGTTTTTGTAGCAGATAAACAACTGGATGAAATGTCCATTTTCGGTATCAACACCTTGGGACTTATTATCGATATTGCCGATAATGTCTTAGCCGGAGAAATAGCAACCACTGAGGGGCAATTTGATAAGGCTATGCAGTTGTTCGAAAAGGCCGTTGAGATAGAAGATGGTCTCGCTTACAATGAACCCCCCGATTGGTTCTTCTCCGTTCGCCACCACCTCGGCGCAGCCTTGATCAAAAAAGGCGATTATGCCAAAGCAGAAGCCGTATACAGACGAGACCTTGAGCTTTTCAAGGAGACCGGCTGGGCCCTCAATGGCCTCCATGATGCGCTCATGAAACAAGGTAAGACAAAGGAGGCTCAGGAAGTACAAAGCCGCTTTGAGACCGCCTGGGCGCATGCTGATACGAAACTAAAGGCCTCCAAGGCATTGTAACTTCGGTCTTCTGGCATTTTTTTAGGACGTGGAGGGATTGGAGGGAAGGAGGGATTGGAGGGGTTGGCTGTACGTAACTCCATACAGCGACACAGGAGGCATTGATCTTGCCATTGCCATTGATCTTGCCATTGCCATTGATCTTGCCATTGCCATTGATCTTGCCATTGCCATTGCCATTGACATTGATCTTGATCTTGTCATTGTCATTGATCTTGTCATTGACATTGATCTTGCCATTGATCTTGCCATTGTCATTGCCATTGATCTTGCCATTGCCATTGATCTTGTCATTGCCATTGCCATTGCCATTGACATTGATCTTGCCATTGCCATTGATCTTGCCATCGCACCAGCCCAAAAAACACTAGGGATTTCCCATCGGTGGAACTTATTTTCACCGCTGTTTAAATACGGCTACCTCTTGCCAGCGTCAATGAAAGCTGACCAGCATGGTGAGCATTATGAAACAACACATGTGCAAAGAGCCTAATCCGGGTTACCCTTCCAAAAAACGGGGTATCGATTTCCTCCAACCACCAGGAATCAGTATTGTTTTCCACTAATCTTTGCAGCATTTCATAGCCTTGCGACACTAGTTTTACGCTATCTTCCAACACTTTACCCTGGCCTTTATCCTCTTGCCCCATGGTGGTGTTCTCTACGCCCATTATTTCTCCAAAAAAAGCGCCAAACATATTCATGGTCTCCCCGATATGCCTGTATATAAACCCAAGCGAAGCTGTATTATCGTTAAGTCTAAGGCTCAGATTCTCCGTTGAAAGTTTCTGGAAGGCAAAACCACAGGTAACTTGATTTTGCGCCAATATTTCCATTAACAGTTCTTTTTGCATATTTTATAATTAATTTTATCCGTTGGAATATTTCACGACAAATTACGGTTATTTGGAACAAAAAAAAGCATCATTTGAAACAGCCCTGCTCGGCTTTCGCCGGCCAATGCAATTATCCTCCTTTCCCTATCTGCTTGTGGCCGAAAGTACTCGGCATGGTGGATGCAGTCCAATGCCCTATGCTTCTATGAACCTGGGGCTTTATTCTGAGGATACGGCCGAAAATGTACAAAAAAACAGAGACACTTGGTTTGGGCGTTTGGGGATTGCGGAGGGGCAGGTGGCAGGTATGCACCAGGTGCATAGTGCGGAGGTGTTGTTGGTCAATCAAGCCGGGCAATACAAGGGATATGATGCCCTCATCACGCAACAAGTAGGCCTTTATTTGACGGTAACTATCGCAGACTGCACACCGATTTTGTTATTCGACGCTGCTAATCAGGCCGTGGCGGCTATCCACGCTGGCTGGCGGGGCACGGTAGGCCATATCGCCGCCAAGACCCTGGCAGCTATGAACGCAGCCTTTGGGACCAAAGCAATGGATTGTTATGCTTATATTGGCACCTGCATCGATGAATGTTCCTTTGAGGTGGACGCCGATGTAGCCGATCATTTCACCGACCCTTTTAAGCGTTGGGACGAGGTGCGCCAGAAGTTTTTCATTGACTTAAAAGCTTGCAACAGCGCCGTTTTGGAAAAAGCAGGCATACCTGCCTCTCAGATTGAACAGTCACCCTATTCTACTGTATTACATAATGATGATTATTTTTCTTACCGAAAGGAAAAAGGTAAAACGGGTAGAATGTTGGGCGTAATTGGGGTAAGTCAAGCAAATTAGTGCTAGCTTTATTATTTCACCATGCCTAAAACAAAACCGAGTATGAAAATTCGACCTTTATCTATTGTAACGATCAGTTTGCTGTTATGCGAAATATTTACCCCTGTGTCCTCCTTTGCTCAGGCAAAAGAAAACACATTTGTTTATGGCGATGCCTTACCCGATGCCCCGGAATTGGCAGCTCGGGGAGCCTACCAGGTTGGCGTGCGAACACTCGAATTGGTGAATAAAGGGCAAGTCGATATTCTTAACTCAAAAGAGGGTAACGATCCGCTTTACGATCGCCCCTTAACAATAGAAGTTTGGTACCCTGCGATCAATAAGGGTGAAGATGGCGGTTTGATTAGTTATGAAGAAGTCATGGGTACGGCCGGTGACCCTAAAAGGCCAAACATCCCCTTTACATTTTATGGAAGAGCAACAAGGGATGCGGCGCCGGTAACTGCCGATGGTGCTTTCCCTTTGGTGGTCGTTTCTCATGGCTATGTGGGCTCCAGGTTTTTGATGACATATCTAACAGAGAATTTGGCATCTAAGGGCTATGTCGTTGTGGCTATCGATCATACCGAATCTACGTTTAGAGATGCTGCAGGATTTCAGAGTACGTTACTCAATCGATCAAAAGATATTTTGTTTATAGTGGATGAAGTAGCCAAACTGGGTACAGCACGGAATGATCATTTCTTATCGGGCCTGGTAGATGCCGAACACACTGCGATTATTGGTTATTCAATGGGAGGTTATGGTGCGCTCAATGCAGCAGGTGCAGGCTATAGTGATAAGGCCATTAATTTCTTTACGGGCATGACTGGCGGCAGTAAGGCGCTAGCGACGCGAGGCATGCAAAGTGAAGCATTTAAGCAGTCCTATGATCCGAGAATAAAAGCAGTGGTCGCCTTTGCGCCCTGGGGTATGAAACAAGGTATCTGGGATACAGAAACGTTAAAAGGATTGAAGGTACCTACCTTTTTTATAGCTGGAAGTCAGGATGATATCTCGGGTTATGAAAACGGTATCAAGGCTATTTATACTGGTGCAATGCATGCGGATCGCTATCTATTGACCTATGCCAATGCCCGGCACAATGTGGCGCCAAATCCACCACCGGCAGAGGCTTTACAGCCCGGCCTACATATTGACGAATACTACCGTTATGCCGAACCTTCCTGGGATGAGCGCCGCATCAATAATATCAATCAACATTTTGTCACTGCATTCTTGGGCCTGCATCTAAAGCAGAAAGATTATGGAAAATACTTAGACGTAAAGGAAAATTCCAATGAAGAAACATGGCCAGGATTTATACCTCGTTCTTCCACCGGAATGGAGTTGTTGCATACGGCGGCCGAAAATTAGAAAAACAAAAGATTATTCAACATGAATATGGTCTCGAATCCCCAACTGGAATTAGCCTTTGAATACGTCAATCAAACCAATAAAAACATCTTTTTGACGGGTAAAGCGGGGACGGGTAAAACAACTTTCCTACACCGGGTTAAAAGAGAAGCGACCAAACGGATCGCAGTAGTGGCACCGACGGGCGTGGCCGCCATCAATGCTGAGGGGGTGACCATCCATTCGCTTTTCCAACTCCCCTTTGGTCCGATGACGCCAGGAATGGTTCGCGAAAAGATAAGTCGGCAGCCGTTTAGCGGCAAGAAAATCAAATTGATCAAAAGCCTTGATTTGTTGGTGATTGATGAAATCAGTATGGTCCGGGCCGATGTGCTCGATGCCATTGATGAGGTGCTGCGACGTTATCGAGATTTTTCAAAGCCCTTTGGAGGCTTGCAATTGCTGATGATCGGCGATTTACACCAATTGCCTCCCGTTGTCAAGCAGCAAGAATGGGATCTCCTGCGCGATCACTATCAAACCCCTTATTTTTTTGGTAGCCTGGCTTTGCAAAAAACGGATGCTGTAACCATCGAACTCAAACACATTTACCGGCAAGCGGATAACTTGTTTATTGAATTGCTCAATAAAGTGCGGGATAATCGGATCGACGACGCTGTTCTTCAGACACTCAATAGCCGCTTTCAACCCGACTTTCAACCCAGTGATGATAAAGGTTACATCACCCTTTCTTCCCACAATGCGACAGCCCAAGACATTAATGCCGAAAAATTAGCGCAAATACCCGGTAAGGCAAAGCAATTTAGGGCCCAGATTGATGGTGATTTTCCGGAGCACGCCTACCCTACGGAAGTGAACCTCGTCTTTAAAGTAAATGCCCAGGTGATGTTTGTCAAAAATGACCTTTCTCCTGAAAAACGCTACTTCAATGGGAAAATTGGTCGCATCAGCAAAATCGGATCCAATGAAATTTTTGTGCGCTGCCCCGATGAAGAGGAGACGATTACCGTAAATACCGTCGAATGGCATAATCGAAAATACAACCTGGACGAAACGACCAAGGAAGTCACAGAAGAAATCATCGGCACCTTCACCCAGTTTCCACTAAAGTTGGCCTGGGCCATTACCATCCACAAAAGTCAAGGCTTAACCTTTGAACGGGTGATCATCGACGCGCAGGCCGCTTTTGCCCACGGGCAGGTCTATGTGGCCCTGAGTCGCTGCAAGACTTTCGAGGGGATCGTCTTGCGTTCGCGGCTGATCCCTACGAGTGTCAAAACGGATACGGTGGTAAAAAATTACACTTCCGAAGCCCAGCAAAATGAACCAGATGCCCAGCAATTGTTACAAGCCAAACGGGAATACCAACAGGAGTTACTCCGGACTTTTTTCCGATTTCCTTCCTTGAAAAAACACTTTGAGCAATTGTACCGAATAGTTCTCGAAAATGAAAATTCCTTGCAGGGAAACATAGCCGAAGAGATAAGAGACTTAATGGCAAAAGCACAGGATAAGGTCTTTAGCGTGGCTGGGAAATTTATTCATCAATTGGAGACCTATCTCCTGCAACCACTTTTGCCGGAGGAAAATGAAAGCCTGAAAACCCGCTTAGGCAAAGCGGGAAATTATTTCATGGAACAATTGAATACGGAGCTGCAATCGGGCGTAGCAGGGCTGCAAATACTGACCGATAGTAAGGCAATTGGGAAAAAAGCGATAGAAAAATTAGCCGAACTGAAAAAAGAACTCTTCATTCAATTAGCCTGCGCCAAAGCCATTAGCGAAGGGTTTGACAGCAAAACATTTGTCAGAACCACCGTTGATGCAGAACTGAATTTCCAACAACCTTACGCCCTGCCCCGTGCCCGAAACGATTACCCCAAGGATATCGCCCATCCGAAATTATACCAAATACTAACCCAATG from Saprospiraceae bacterium encodes:
- the pgeF gene encoding peptidoglycan editing factor PgeF; translation: MEQKKASFETALLGFRRPMQLSSFPYLLVAESTRHGGCSPMPYASMNLGLYSEDTAENVQKNRDTWFGRLGIAEGQVAGMHQVHSAEVLLVNQAGQYKGYDALITQQVGLYLTVTIADCTPILLFDAANQAVAAIHAGWRGTVGHIAAKTLAAMNAAFGTKAMDCYAYIGTCIDECSFEVDADVADHFTDPFKRWDEVRQKFFIDLKACNSAVLEKAGIPASQIEQSPYSTVLHNDDYFSYRKEKGKTGRMLGVIGVSQAN
- a CDS encoding dienelactone hydrolase, which produces MKIRPLSIVTISLLLCEIFTPVSSFAQAKENTFVYGDALPDAPELAARGAYQVGVRTLELVNKGQVDILNSKEGNDPLYDRPLTIEVWYPAINKGEDGGLISYEEVMGTAGDPKRPNIPFTFYGRATRDAAPVTADGAFPLVVVSHGYVGSRFLMTYLTENLASKGYVVVAIDHTESTFRDAAGFQSTLLNRSKDILFIVDEVAKLGTARNDHFLSGLVDAEHTAIIGYSMGGYGALNAAGAGYSDKAINFFTGMTGGSKALATRGMQSEAFKQSYDPRIKAVVAFAPWGMKQGIWDTETLKGLKVPTFFIAGSQDDISGYENGIKAIYTGAMHADRYLLTYANARHNVAPNPPPAEALQPGLHIDEYYRYAEPSWDERRINNINQHFVTAFLGLHLKQKDYGKYLDVKENSNEETWPGFIPRSSTGMELLHTAAEN
- a CDS encoding AAA family ATPase, which codes for MNMVSNPQLELAFEYVNQTNKNIFLTGKAGTGKTTFLHRVKREATKRIAVVAPTGVAAINAEGVTIHSLFQLPFGPMTPGMVREKISRQPFSGKKIKLIKSLDLLVIDEISMVRADVLDAIDEVLRRYRDFSKPFGGLQLLMIGDLHQLPPVVKQQEWDLLRDHYQTPYFFGSLALQKTDAVTIELKHIYRQADNLFIELLNKVRDNRIDDAVLQTLNSRFQPDFQPSDDKGYITLSSHNATAQDINAEKLAQIPGKAKQFRAQIDGDFPEHAYPTEVNLVFKVNAQVMFVKNDLSPEKRYFNGKIGRISKIGSNEIFVRCPDEEETITVNTVEWHNRKYNLDETTKEVTEEIIGTFTQFPLKLAWAITIHKSQGLTFERVIIDAQAAFAHGQVYVALSRCKTFEGIVLRSRLIPTSVKTDTVVKNYTSEAQQNEPDAQQLLQAKREYQQELLRTFFRFPSLKKHFEQLYRIVLENENSLQGNIAEEIRDLMAKAQDKVFSVAGKFIHQLETYLLQPLLPEENESLKTRLGKAGNYFMEQLNTELQSGVAGLQILTDSKAIGKKAIEKLAELKKELFIQLACAKAISEGFDSKTFVRTTVDAELNFQQPYALPRARNDYPKDIAHPKLYQILTQWRADTADAEEVERYAVLPTRTLLEIVRVLPSNLTSLKTINGIGKGRANKYGAALLEMVTAYCQEQQLATDLLAFASGKAPKVPKPPKPDTKAESLALFQSGKTVEEIAIERGFVTSTIQGHLAHFIGQGELDIFQIMEKEKITPVLTYFASTDGNELSTAKNHFGEQYSYGELKMIREHWVWERSSNKNY